One stretch of Leadbetterella byssophila DSM 17132 DNA includes these proteins:
- a CDS encoding RNA methyltransferase produces MKKLSMEELGRISVDEFKAVEKLNLDLILDDIRSMSNVGSIFRTSDGFRVGKLYLCGITATPPHREIEKTALGATASVDWEYKEDALALVRALKQAGYKILALEQADNSTYLQNFRPIKDQKYALILGNEVFGVNEELIAEADEVIEIPQFGTKHSFNVSVSAGMFLWDYFAKSIG; encoded by the coding sequence ATGAAAAAGTTATCCATGGAAGAGCTTGGAAGAATTTCTGTAGATGAATTCAAGGCCGTTGAGAAGTTGAATCTGGACCTTATTTTGGATGACATCAGGTCTATGTCTAATGTAGGTTCAATCTTCCGAACTTCAGATGGATTTCGGGTAGGCAAGCTTTACTTATGTGGAATAACCGCCACTCCGCCTCACAGGGAAATTGAAAAAACTGCCCTAGGTGCTACGGCATCAGTAGATTGGGAATACAAAGAAGATGCACTTGCTTTGGTTAGAGCATTAAAACAAGCAGGATATAAGATTTTAGCACTGGAACAAGCTGATAATAGCACGTACTTACAGAATTTTCGACCAATCAAAGATCAAAAGTATGCTCTTATCCTAGGAAACGAAGTCTTTGGAGTAAATGAAGAACTGATTGCAGAAGCAGATGAGGTGATTGAGATCCCTCAGTTCGGCACGAAACACTCTTTTAATGTGAGCGTTTCGGCCGGGATGTTCCTTTGGGATTATTTCGCGAAGAGTATAGGATAA
- a CDS encoding N-acetylmuramoyl-L-alanine amidase-like domain-containing protein, producing the protein MRLFLFFFFCSFASLAQMNEIFQKPPKEKMSATMIDVATGFLGKPYVAATLEKSPEALVINLEEFDCFTLVENVLAISLAKHNAEAGWDIYREYLQVLRYRNGVIDGYGSRMHYFLDWARQATENGFLMNITEDIGEVQDKPIHFMSNNRKLYPALADEKVYKEIQASEEELNEGPFYYVPKEKFKAIESQIKEGDIIAFTSNVKGLDVNHEGIAVQKKGKWHLLHASLEEKKVVVSQETLEQYLNRIKKHSGIMIFRVTKQ; encoded by the coding sequence ATGCGTCTATTTTTGTTTTTCTTCTTCTGTTCATTTGCTTCTCTGGCACAAATGAATGAAATCTTTCAAAAGCCTCCTAAAGAAAAGATGAGTGCTACCATGATAGATGTGGCCACTGGTTTCTTAGGTAAACCGTATGTAGCAGCTACGCTAGAGAAGTCTCCTGAAGCTTTGGTTATTAATTTGGAGGAGTTTGACTGCTTTACCTTGGTAGAAAATGTATTAGCAATCTCACTAGCTAAACATAATGCGGAAGCGGGCTGGGATATATATAGGGAATATCTGCAAGTGTTAAGATATAGGAATGGAGTTATAGACGGTTACGGTTCTCGAATGCATTACTTTCTGGACTGGGCAAGGCAGGCTACGGAAAATGGCTTCTTGATGAATATTACAGAAGACATAGGAGAGGTGCAGGACAAGCCCATCCACTTTATGTCTAATAATAGAAAACTATATCCTGCCTTAGCAGATGAAAAGGTGTATAAGGAGATTCAAGCCTCTGAGGAGGAATTGAATGAAGGGCCTTTTTATTATGTTCCAAAGGAAAAGTTTAAGGCTATTGAAAGCCAAATTAAGGAGGGTGACATCATAGCTTTTACTTCTAACGTTAAGGGTTTAGATGTGAACCATGAGGGTATTGCTGTTCAGAAAAAAGGGAAGTGGCATTTGCTTCATGCATCCCTGGAAGAAAAGAAGGTCGTAGTTTCGCAAGAAACTTTGGAACAATATTTAAATAGGATTAAAAAGCACTCCGGAATCATGATTTTTCGAGTGACGAAGCAGTGA
- a CDS encoding beta-N-acetylhexosaminidase, producing MKIILFCLLSVLCQAQHFLPQPEVVLPKKGEFTFNAETTFFAENKTGEDALSPLLHKINQLSGVSIPKVQAKRENQIQVTVDYSLPQEAYTLDISSDKILIKASGYSGFFYAVQTLIQAVPVDRSTRLVQIPALWIKDAPRFAYRGVMLDVARHFYSVEYIKRLLDVISAFKLNTFHWHLTDDQGWRIEIKKYPKLTEIGSIRKRTLLGHTEEAGYEEKPYGGFYTQDQIREVVKYAASKNITVIPEIEMPGHAKAALAAYPELGCTGGPYEVWTGWGVEENIFCPTEQTFQFLEGVLEEVVDLFPSAYIHIGGDEAPKVTWKQSAYCQDLIKREGLKDENELQSYFIKRISTFLVSKGRRIIGWDEIMEGGTPEGATVMSWRGTEHGYKAAKEGHKVIMSPTSHFYLDYYQGPKEMEPLANGSLLPLEKVYSFDLEEAENILGVQGNLWTEYIRTEAQVEYMLFPRILAVAELGWSKKKTGYSDFALRVYERLKQWPDLRASSSYLNVKFKVVQEDGLKLALIPSVPLGTIKYKSPGELWGGAKTYEGPIPLKGEQEIEAALFMGEERSKIYRTKYVPSLVTGLTYSYGQTPRREVYKGLLTDGQRGDIKNFDEWVGFEGKDANIYLELKDVQKVKKLVLGVLVEEGSWIKMPALVNVYGSKDGQKYESLGSTTPISKEGAGEVLVKLKRKKVKYIKVEAKNAGPWPVGHAFEGLPTWVFLDEISLE from the coding sequence ATGAAAATAATACTATTCTGTTTATTAAGTGTACTCTGTCAGGCTCAACATTTTTTGCCACAACCGGAGGTAGTGCTCCCCAAAAAAGGAGAATTTACATTTAATGCGGAAACTACATTCTTTGCTGAAAATAAAACAGGGGAAGATGCTCTATCTCCCCTGCTTCATAAGATCAATCAACTTTCAGGTGTAAGTATTCCTAAGGTTCAAGCCAAGAGGGAAAACCAAATCCAAGTAACCGTTGATTATAGCTTGCCGCAGGAGGCATACACATTAGATATTTCTTCTGATAAGATCCTTATCAAAGCATCCGGTTACTCCGGATTTTTTTATGCGGTTCAGACGCTTATTCAAGCGGTGCCGGTGGACAGGAGTACTCGACTGGTGCAAATTCCTGCTCTATGGATAAAAGATGCCCCCAGATTTGCCTATAGAGGGGTCATGTTAGACGTAGCCCGTCATTTTTATTCGGTGGAATATATCAAGCGACTATTAGATGTTATTTCAGCATTTAAGCTTAATACCTTTCATTGGCACTTGACGGATGATCAAGGCTGGAGGATTGAGATCAAGAAATATCCTAAGCTTACTGAGATAGGTAGCATAAGGAAGAGAACGCTGCTAGGGCATACTGAGGAAGCGGGATACGAAGAGAAACCATATGGCGGGTTTTATACGCAAGATCAGATTAGGGAAGTGGTAAAATATGCCGCTTCAAAGAATATTACAGTTATTCCGGAGATTGAGATGCCCGGACATGCTAAGGCGGCATTAGCGGCCTATCCGGAATTGGGGTGCACGGGTGGACCATACGAGGTTTGGACAGGTTGGGGAGTGGAAGAGAATATCTTTTGCCCTACAGAACAAACGTTCCAATTTTTAGAAGGTGTATTGGAGGAGGTAGTAGATCTTTTTCCTTCTGCTTATATACATATAGGAGGAGATGAAGCTCCAAAAGTGACCTGGAAGCAATCAGCTTATTGCCAGGATTTGATCAAAAGAGAAGGTTTGAAGGATGAAAATGAATTGCAGTCGTACTTCATCAAAAGAATCTCTACGTTTTTAGTTTCCAAAGGTAGGAGGATTATTGGTTGGGACGAGATCATGGAGGGAGGGACGCCTGAGGGTGCCACAGTTATGTCTTGGAGAGGTACAGAGCATGGCTATAAAGCGGCGAAGGAGGGCCATAAGGTCATCATGAGCCCTACTTCACATTTCTATTTGGATTATTATCAGGGACCAAAGGAGATGGAACCTTTGGCTAATGGGAGTCTTCTTCCTCTAGAAAAGGTCTATAGTTTTGACCTTGAAGAAGCCGAGAATATACTTGGGGTGCAGGGCAACTTATGGACAGAGTATATTCGGACAGAAGCTCAGGTGGAGTATATGCTTTTTCCGCGGATATTAGCGGTAGCTGAACTGGGATGGAGTAAAAAAAAGACAGGCTATTCTGATTTCGCGCTTAGGGTTTATGAGCGTTTGAAGCAGTGGCCGGACTTGAGAGCCTCTTCATCTTATCTGAATGTTAAGTTTAAGGTTGTTCAAGAGGATGGCTTGAAGTTGGCTTTGATTCCTAGTGTCCCTTTAGGGACTATAAAATACAAATCACCAGGGGAACTTTGGGGAGGGGCAAAAACGTATGAGGGGCCCATTCCTTTGAAAGGTGAACAGGAGATTGAGGCGGCATTATTCATGGGAGAAGAAAGAAGTAAAATCTATAGGACAAAATATGTGCCATCCTTAGTGACCGGTTTGACCTATAGTTATGGGCAAACACCTCGGAGGGAAGTATATAAGGGGTTACTCACAGACGGTCAGAGGGGAGATATAAAGAACTTTGATGAATGGGTGGGTTTTGAAGGAAAAGATGCCAATATTTATCTGGAGCTAAAGGATGTTCAAAAGGTGAAGAAATTAGTTCTTGGAGTATTGGTGGAAGAAGGTTCCTGGATCAAAATGCCTGCCTTGGTTAATGTATATGGTTCTAAAGATGGGCAAAAGTACGAAAGCTTAGGTAGTACTACTCCCATTTCTAAAGAAGGTGCAGGTGAAGTCTTAGTGAAGTTAAAGCGAAAGAAAGTAAAATATATAAAGGTGGAGGCAAAGAATGCCGGACCTTGGCCAGTAGGTCATGCATTTGAAGGTTTACCTACCTGGGTTTTTTTAGATGAGATAAGCTTAGAATAA
- a CDS encoding bifunctional 3,4-dihydroxy-2-butanone-4-phosphate synthase/GTP cyclohydrolase II — MVLDSIEEAIEDIRNGKIIIVVDDEDRENEGDFICAAEKVTPEMVNFMVKEGRGLMCAPLTAQRCHELELNPMVNRNTAEYETAFTVSVDLLGHGCTTGISASDRAKTLQALVNKDTKPEDLGRPGHIFPLMAQDGGVLRRAGHTEAAVDFARLAGLEPAGVLIEILNEDGTMARLPQCRVIADKFGLKLVSIKDLIAYRLKNESLITREIGVQMPTEFGDFELIAFRQNDNNQLHLALIKGTWEENEPVLVRVHSSCVTGDIFGSCRCDCGPQLHAAMAKVEKEGKGVIVYMNQEGRGIGLLNKLKAYKLQEQGRDTVEANLELGFKADQRDYGVGAQILRDLGVTKLRLMSNNPRKRAGLIGYGLEIVENVPIEIAPNPHNAFYLSTKRDKLGHSILAQ; from the coding sequence ATGGTTTTGGACAGTATTGAAGAGGCAATAGAAGATATCCGTAACGGAAAAATCATTATTGTCGTAGATGACGAAGACAGAGAAAACGAAGGCGATTTTATCTGCGCGGCTGAAAAGGTAACACCGGAAATGGTGAACTTCATGGTGAAAGAGGGGAGGGGTCTAATGTGTGCGCCATTAACGGCACAGCGTTGCCATGAATTGGAGTTGAATCCCATGGTTAATCGAAATACCGCAGAATATGAAACTGCATTTACGGTGTCTGTTGACCTATTAGGTCATGGATGTACCACAGGTATTTCAGCCTCTGATAGAGCTAAAACTTTGCAAGCTTTAGTAAATAAAGATACAAAGCCGGAAGATCTAGGAAGGCCAGGTCACATTTTCCCACTTATGGCTCAAGATGGTGGAGTGCTTCGTAGAGCAGGACATACAGAGGCCGCAGTGGATTTTGCCAGGCTAGCAGGCTTAGAACCTGCAGGGGTTTTGATTGAGATTCTGAACGAAGACGGAACTATGGCCAGATTACCACAATGTAGGGTAATCGCGGATAAATTTGGTCTAAAATTAGTCTCTATCAAGGATCTGATTGCTTACCGCTTAAAGAATGAAAGCTTGATTACTAGAGAGATTGGTGTGCAAATGCCTACTGAGTTTGGGGATTTTGAATTAATCGCTTTCCGTCAGAATGATAATAACCAATTGCACCTGGCTCTGATCAAGGGTACTTGGGAGGAAAATGAGCCTGTACTGGTGCGTGTACACTCTTCTTGCGTTACCGGCGATATCTTTGGTTCCTGTAGATGCGACTGTGGTCCTCAACTTCATGCAGCCATGGCTAAAGTGGAGAAAGAAGGAAAGGGTGTTATAGTCTATATGAATCAGGAGGGTAGAGGGATAGGTCTGCTGAATAAACTCAAGGCTTATAAACTTCAAGAGCAAGGTAGAGATACCGTGGAAGCTAACCTTGAATTAGGGTTTAAAGCAGACCAAAGAGATTACGGAGTGGGTGCTCAGATATTAAGAGATTTAGGGGTGACGAAGTTACGTCTAATGTCTAATAACCCACGCAAGAGGGCCGGTTTGATAGGATATGGATTAGAGATTGTGGAGAATGTGCCCATAGAAATTGCACCAAATCCGCATAATGCTTTCTATTTGTCAACAAAACGTGATAAATTAGGGCATTCCATACTCGCCCAATGA
- a CDS encoding aminopeptidase P family protein, with product MRYERLDAAHYVLRRKKFLEQLPDGALVIVTGNDLLPSNADGTYGFIQNNAFFYLTGIDQEEGYLILEKGGEEILFLTETSEQIKIWEGEKLSRTEGTQVSGIRRVEWLEAFWEVLDQKIKSEVYFYTDLTQEDRFPSFRSRAAWTRELLLEKYPNVILQNPSKILDAQRMIKSATEIEYIQKAIDTTYAGLKRAAKFLKPGRYEFEVEAVISHEFLMRRSRHHAFLPIVATGANACVLHYVDNNAQCKDGDLLLIDFGAEYGNYKADMTRVLPVNGNFTERQAEVYSSVLRIFKALREQMVIGNTVVQMKAEAMRLLREELVHLGLIKPGAHPNAAQKYLPHGVSHSLGLDVHDVGEKKTPFAPGMVLTLEPGIYIQEEGIGIRLENDILITESGNVDLMAHVPIEIEDIENLMI from the coding sequence ATGAGATACGAAAGATTAGATGCAGCACATTATGTGCTGCGCAGGAAGAAATTTTTAGAACAGTTACCGGATGGAGCCCTCGTGATAGTTACAGGTAATGATTTGTTACCATCCAATGCTGACGGAACCTACGGCTTCATCCAGAACAATGCCTTCTTTTATTTGACCGGAATAGATCAAGAGGAAGGTTATTTAATCTTGGAGAAGGGAGGGGAAGAAATATTATTCTTGACAGAAACCTCAGAACAGATTAAGATCTGGGAAGGTGAAAAACTTAGTAGAACAGAAGGAACTCAAGTATCAGGAATCCGCAGAGTGGAGTGGCTTGAGGCATTTTGGGAAGTTCTTGATCAAAAGATCAAAAGTGAAGTCTATTTTTATACGGACCTTACCCAGGAAGATCGTTTTCCTAGTTTTAGGTCGAGAGCAGCATGGACTAGAGAGCTATTGCTTGAGAAATATCCCAACGTAATTCTTCAGAATCCTTCTAAGATTTTAGATGCCCAAAGGATGATAAAAAGTGCTACGGAGATAGAATATATTCAAAAGGCCATAGACACTACTTACGCGGGACTTAAGAGGGCGGCTAAATTCCTTAAACCGGGAAGGTACGAGTTTGAAGTAGAAGCTGTAATTAGCCATGAATTCTTGATGAGGAGATCTAGGCATCATGCCTTTCTTCCTATCGTGGCTACGGGTGCTAATGCTTGTGTGCTTCATTATGTGGATAATAATGCTCAATGTAAGGACGGAGATCTTCTTTTGATAGATTTCGGTGCGGAGTATGGTAACTATAAGGCAGATATGACCAGAGTCCTGCCGGTCAACGGGAATTTCACGGAAAGGCAAGCAGAAGTGTATAGCTCAGTCCTTCGAATATTCAAGGCCTTGAGAGAACAGATGGTTATAGGGAATACGGTGGTTCAGATGAAAGCTGAAGCCATGCGACTGCTAAGAGAAGAGTTAGTACACTTAGGCCTGATCAAGCCCGGGGCACACCCCAATGCTGCCCAGAAATATCTGCCTCATGGGGTTTCTCATTCCTTAGGACTAGACGTACATGACGTAGGAGAAAAGAAAACTCCATTTGCCCCGGGAATGGTGCTAACTTTAGAACCTGGAATTTATATTCAAGAGGAAGGCA
- a CDS encoding M15 family metallopeptidase: MGVSCEEPVVLPRALSPEEVNELFPQSENLSLSPYEVLMREQGLLDLQELDPEIKVELKYSSTDNFSGTDLYGNLELAFLQEEAALALVKASQKLREDYPHLRLLVYDAARPLEVQETLWASLDTLSLEDRKNYLADPEEASIHNYGCAVDLTLFDTQTGKPLDMGTPYDYFGDLAYPRLERKMLNEGKLSLRQLNHRILLRSIMLDAGFTPITSEWWHFDFYSRKTAAKKYQLIK, from the coding sequence ATGGGAGTGAGCTGTGAGGAGCCCGTGGTATTGCCGCGTGCCTTGAGTCCGGAGGAAGTGAATGAACTTTTCCCTCAAAGTGAGAACCTCAGCTTAAGTCCCTATGAAGTTCTGATGCGTGAGCAGGGTTTATTGGACCTCCAAGAATTAGATCCGGAGATCAAAGTAGAACTAAAGTACAGTTCAACGGATAACTTCTCAGGTACAGACTTGTATGGAAACCTGGAATTAGCCTTCTTGCAGGAAGAAGCGGCATTGGCATTGGTTAAGGCAAGCCAAAAGTTGAGGGAAGATTATCCTCATTTAAGGCTATTGGTTTATGATGCTGCCCGCCCGTTAGAAGTGCAAGAAACGCTATGGGCTTCTTTAGATACTCTATCCCTAGAAGACAGAAAGAATTATTTGGCCGACCCTGAAGAAGCTTCTATCCATAATTATGGATGTGCAGTAGATCTTACCCTATTTGATACACAAACGGGAAAACCCTTGGATATGGGTACTCCCTATGATTATTTTGGAGATTTAGCCTATCCTCGTTTAGAAAGAAAAATGCTAAATGAAGGAAAATTAAGTCTACGCCAATTAAACCATCGCATCCTTTTAAGGTCTATTATGCTGGATGCCGGATTTACCCCTATAACCTCAGAATGGTGGCATTTTGATTTTTATTCCAGAAAAACTGCCGCTAAGAAATACCAATTAATAAAATAG
- the pheS gene encoding phenylalanine--tRNA ligase subunit alpha → MLESINKIRKEAEEFGSGAAEQFRLTFLSKKGKLNGLFEEFKKVSPDLKREMGQQLNVLKNELEAKFQQLQENSGAQGSEAPDEDLTLPIIPDSVGSIHPLSLIRRRIVEIFSRMGFSAEDGPEIESDWYNFSALNFAENHPAREMQDTFFVQKGETAKEDLLLRTHTSNVQIRLMDRKKPPIRSIMAGRVYRNEAISARAHCQFHQVEGLYVDKNVSFKDLKDTLLHFAKEMFGKDTQIRLRPSYFPFTEPSAEIDVTCFICGGDGCNICKHTGWVEIAGSGMVDPNVLQNCGIDPEEYTGFAFGMGIERITMLKYGINDLRLFFENEKRFLSQFSGI, encoded by the coding sequence GTGTTAGAGAGCATAAATAAAATACGGAAAGAGGCTGAAGAATTTGGTTCTGGAGCCGCTGAGCAGTTCAGGTTGACCTTTTTAAGTAAGAAAGGAAAACTTAATGGTCTTTTTGAGGAATTCAAAAAAGTGAGTCCGGATCTCAAGCGTGAGATGGGGCAGCAATTGAATGTACTTAAAAATGAGTTAGAAGCTAAATTTCAGCAGTTGCAGGAAAATTCCGGAGCTCAAGGATCTGAAGCTCCAGATGAGGATTTGACCTTGCCGATTATTCCGGATTCCGTGGGAAGCATACATCCCCTAAGCTTAATCAGAAGGCGTATTGTTGAGATCTTTTCAAGAATGGGCTTCAGTGCAGAAGATGGTCCGGAAATTGAATCAGACTGGTATAATTTCTCTGCATTGAACTTTGCGGAAAATCACCCTGCAAGGGAGATGCAAGATACTTTCTTCGTGCAAAAAGGGGAGACCGCTAAGGAAGATCTATTGTTACGTACACATACCTCTAATGTGCAGATTCGTTTGATGGATAGAAAGAAGCCTCCTATTCGTTCCATCATGGCAGGTAGAGTATATAGAAATGAAGCTATTTCTGCTCGTGCACACTGTCAATTCCACCAAGTGGAAGGTTTGTATGTAGATAAGAATGTCTCTTTTAAAGACTTGAAAGATACTCTCTTACACTTTGCAAAAGAAATGTTTGGAAAGGATACTCAAATCCGTCTAAGACCCTCATATTTTCCGTTTACTGAGCCAAGTGCTGAGATAGATGTGACCTGTTTTATTTGTGGAGGTGATGGATGTAATATATGTAAGCATACCGGTTGGGTGGAAATTGCCGGCTCAGGAATGGTGGATCCAAATGTGCTACAGAACTGTGGCATAGATCCGGAAGAATATACCGGATTTGCTTTTGGTATGGGAATTGAAAGAATAACTATGTTGAAATACGGGATCAATGATTTGCGTTTGTTCTTCGAGAATGAGAAGCGCTTTTTGTCGCAATTCTCCGGAATCTGA
- a CDS encoding Lrp/AsnC family transcriptional regulator — protein MKENIDETDYKILRILLEDAKLSYQEIGEKVNLSQGAVHARVKKMENSGIIVGSSIKIDVKRLGWDISAFLGIYLDKPELYEHAKNELMQIPEIVSINYTTGNYSMFVKLICRDTTHLRDVLAEKIQKLPGIQRTETIISLDESLNRSAPLI, from the coding sequence ATGAAGGAGAACATAGATGAAACGGACTATAAGATCCTTAGGATTCTCTTAGAAGATGCTAAGTTATCTTATCAAGAAATTGGTGAAAAGGTGAATTTATCGCAGGGAGCAGTTCACGCACGCGTTAAAAAAATGGAGAATTCCGGTATTATCGTAGGTTCAAGCATCAAGATAGATGTGAAGAGACTAGGCTGGGATATTTCGGCGTTTTTAGGGATATATCTGGATAAGCCGGAATTATATGAACATGCTAAGAATGAACTGATGCAGATTCCGGAAATTGTGAGTATCAATTATACTACGGGAAATTATAGTATGTTTGTCAAGTTGATCTGTAGAGATACCACTCACCTTAGAGATGTTTTGGCTGAAAAAATACAGAAGTTGCCTGGTATCCAGCGTACGGAAACCATTATTTCTTTGGACGAGTCTTTGAATAGATCAGCTCCATTAATTTAA
- a CDS encoding sialate O-acetylesterase, translated as MTYKKIFAFMFFFLLGTSAWAQITIDFPVERMVFQRNNLNVGSINVYGRVAQDCDRVEARLTPRVINQGVATDWQVIDNRVDGQAYSGKITNQGGWYRLEVRGIRNNTEVFRQTLERVGIGEVFVIAGQSNAQGYGVSPNPKSANDDRVNAYLPHYFDTYVTDQYRNLPNILDNFSFGKVEAYGTIGPTGYTAYCWGELGDRLVQRLNVPVLFFNAAVTGTSSTNWVRSAMGIPAYNETFGTELESGAPYRGFKVTLQSFNALLGFRAVLWHQGEYDRFTNGVGLSPREYFNNLSYIIDKSRQDIGSFIPWVVARASRYQGTEDNRVIEGQNMVINSVAGVYAGPSTDGIQPNRYDGGHFQNAPNSPGLTELAQAWDAALTDAFFSSANPIFAKDVPKIQHYCNSGSNVRLTLNNLYSEYYWTSGDRGHEVYSGGGTYQVTVKDNVGNILRSNVINVSDVFLKTIPSITAPDGLVGCEGKDVRLVVPTSKYQVYWNTGATGNTLNVRNPGNFSAQYRSDQNCYSNSTQNYNVSFKAPPAKPQLMFLDGGGFKCDGESITVAITNVQGADIKWNTGATSNQITLRSNDSPFVSATLYSLPNCPSPESDHLAYEFYPNPGKPSLSYSGPFYLRADSPDPEVTFDWSFTGTKIEGETGNLLHMQQPGNYQVKGIHTYQTPVGGSVACTSEISDVFLAEDPNNLTGFSLYPNPVSTGVLNVTSDGERENVDFTVYDLRGREVYHTVFDRVSYPRTVDLTSKNLQGKYLVRLKFDGKSKTYPILFAK; from the coding sequence ATGACTTATAAAAAGATTTTTGCGTTCATGTTCTTCTTCCTATTGGGAACTAGTGCTTGGGCTCAAATTACTATTGACTTTCCTGTTGAACGTATGGTGTTCCAAAGGAATAACCTAAACGTAGGTTCCATCAACGTTTATGGAAGAGTAGCTCAAGACTGTGACAGAGTGGAAGCTCGCTTGACTCCAAGGGTGATCAACCAAGGGGTAGCTACTGACTGGCAAGTCATTGATAATAGAGTAGACGGTCAAGCTTATTCCGGAAAGATCACTAATCAAGGCGGTTGGTATAGATTGGAAGTCAGAGGTATTAGGAATAATACTGAAGTTTTCCGTCAAACCTTGGAAAGAGTGGGCATAGGTGAAGTCTTTGTTATAGCAGGTCAATCAAACGCTCAAGGTTATGGAGTCTCTCCTAATCCTAAAAGTGCAAATGATGATAGAGTAAATGCTTATCTTCCTCATTATTTTGATACTTACGTAACAGATCAGTATAGGAACTTACCTAATATTCTAGATAATTTCTCATTTGGGAAGGTTGAGGCCTATGGTACTATAGGACCTACTGGATATACGGCGTATTGTTGGGGAGAATTAGGTGATCGCTTAGTTCAGCGTTTAAATGTCCCTGTGTTATTCTTTAACGCAGCTGTTACCGGCACCTCTTCTACTAACTGGGTACGCTCAGCTATGGGGATTCCAGCGTATAATGAAACCTTTGGTACTGAGCTGGAAAGTGGAGCACCTTATAGAGGTTTTAAAGTTACATTACAATCTTTCAATGCCCTCTTAGGTTTCAGAGCAGTGCTGTGGCATCAGGGAGAGTATGATAGATTTACTAACGGAGTGGGTCTTTCTCCGAGAGAGTATTTTAATAATTTAAGTTATATCATTGATAAGTCGCGTCAGGATATTGGCTCTTTTATTCCATGGGTGGTGGCTCGAGCTTCTCGATACCAAGGAACGGAAGACAATAGGGTAATTGAAGGCCAAAACATGGTTATCAATAGTGTAGCCGGAGTTTATGCAGGTCCAAGTACAGATGGTATTCAGCCGAATAGGTATGACGGTGGTCACTTCCAGAATGCGCCTAACAGCCCTGGTTTGACTGAATTAGCTCAGGCATGGGATGCCGCCTTGACGGATGCTTTCTTCTCTTCTGCCAATCCCATCTTTGCTAAGGATGTGCCGAAGATTCAGCATTATTGTAATTCGGGGTCAAACGTAAGATTGACTTTGAATAATCTATACAGTGAATATTATTGGACATCAGGAGATCGTGGTCATGAAGTATATAGCGGAGGGGGTACTTACCAAGTGACGGTAAAAGATAACGTAGGTAATATTCTTCGTTCAAACGTCATTAATGTAAGTGATGTGTTCCTGAAAACTATTCCATCCATCACTGCACCTGATGGATTGGTAGGATGTGAAGGGAAAGATGTTCGTCTAGTAGTTCCTACCTCAAAATATCAGGTTTACTGGAACACCGGAGCCACTGGAAATACCTTGAATGTGCGTAACCCTGGTAATTTCTCCGCTCAATATCGTTCAGATCAAAACTGTTATTCCAATAGTACTCAAAACTATAACGTAAGTTTCAAGGCTCCGCCGGCTAAACCTCAGCTGATGTTTTTAGATGGAGGAGGGTTCAAATGTGATGGAGAAAGTATAACAGTGGCCATTACTAATGTGCAAGGTGCAGATATCAAATGGAACACAGGTGCCACTTCGAATCAAATTACATTAAGAAGTAATGATTCTCCTTTTGTAAGTGCTACTTTGTATAGTTTACCTAACTGTCCTAGTCCGGAATCAGATCATTTAGCATACGAGTTCTATCCTAACCCGGGTAAGCCTTCCTTGTCTTACAGTGGTCCATTCTACCTAAGAGCAGATTCTCCTGACCCTGAGGTTACATTTGATTGGAGCTTTACAGGTACAAAGATCGAGGGAGAAACCGGGAATCTTTTGCACATGCAGCAGCCTGGCAATTATCAGGTTAAAGGTATTCATACCTACCAGACTCCGGTGGGAGGATCCGTGGCATGTACTTCTGAAATTTCTGACGTATTCTTAGCTGAAGACCCCAATAATTTGACCGGTTTTAGTTTATACCCTAACCCTGTTTCTACGGGAGTACTAAATGTGACTTCAGACGGGGAAAGAGAAAATGTGGATTTCACGGTCTATGATTTAAGAGGTAGAGAAGTTTACCATACCGTTTTTGACCGTGTATCTTACCCACGTACAGTAGATTTAACATCTAAGAACCTACAAGGTAAGTATTTGGTAAGGTTAAAATTTGACGGAAAGTCAAAAACTTATCCTATACTCTTCGCGAAATAA